From the Papaver somniferum cultivar HN1 chromosome 2, ASM357369v1, whole genome shotgun sequence genome, the window AAAGGGGGGAGAAGGCTTGCAAAGTTATAATTTATGGGATGACATATAGAACTTGACGAAAGGTATAACCATAAACAATAGGACGAAGTGAGTGATGCAATGACATATTAGTTTTACTAATTCAATTCTAAGGATTGATTATTTTAAACACAACATATATATTATAATTTTGGAGTCATGTTTAATTGATCTGAGTATTATTATCAAACATCCATTACTCTTTGATTTACTTTATATTGAATTATTTAAATAACAATAATTTCACCGTGGAGTAGATAATATTAGCTCATTAAGTAAACTTAAACTCATGTATTAGTTAGTTTTTCTATAAGGCGTTCCTTACAACTTAAACGTCATATAACAAATGACGATAGAATTTACTTAGAGATTTTTGATttcacttaattaaaatatttaataTTTGATTGATCATTTTACTTTCATtacagtagaacctctatataagaatacccTTGGGACTACAGAAAAATATTGTTAAATGGAggttattcttatatagaggtctaCCTTGAAAACATCAATAAAGAATTGTTATATGTGTACCtaggaaaaatatatacatacACATCGGAAACATCATAATATATCTGGGTAGTAGAATTACTAGTTATGTTTTGTTTAGTTTTACAAATAGGGATATATGAAGCTTGATGTATAACACAACCCACACAAAACTCAACCACGACACATAAAATTTTATTGTGTTGTGCAAATGAAAGCATTAAACCCACTTAAAAGTAAAACGATCGTGCAAAATGGTTACAAGAATTTTTTCATCTTAAACTGTGATGTATGACAAGActtatattatttatattataaggTCAATTATTCTTATACGGAGGTAAGTTCCTTAAGATGGTACCGTGAAAGAatatgacttattccaatatagagtttattcttaaatataactggcccAAGTCGGGGCCAGAAATTTTTATTCCTATATGGGGGTTATTCCTATACGgagtattcttatatagaggttctactCTATTTAGATTCTATGATTAAATATACCGAACTTAAAACATGTAAAAAATTCAAAACTCCAatagatttccttttcttttatagaAAAACTTAGGCAGGAAGAAACCTAAGGAGAATACACATTAGAGATGGTGTTCAAAGGGACACTATCCCTCCCAGATATTGAGTTTTTACAGTGCACAGCTAGCTGAAAGGATCTTAAATTGTGTAGTTTGTGAATAGAAGTAAGGCCTACtaaaacaaaagaaatgattgttGGTGTATGTCTATTTCAGCATTCACTTGAGTAGTAAGAGTTGCATGGTAACTTAGATTATATCTTCCTTGAACAGCCTTGTGGTAAAGCATCTTGAAGCGGTCTTGAATTTCCTTGGATTCAGCTTGGATTTCTACATTGATGTGTGTTGCATCCCCTTGACCCAATCAAACGCTAGATCAGCTCCTCCTGTTGGCCCCTATTCTCCATTATGTCCTGGATATCCTCTAGTCCCAATAATGTTTCCTGCAAAATATTTAGTAGTGAGAACGGTGAAATAATATAATGTTTTAGGATCTTGTAAAGTACATATTTGAATTTGGAGTCCATAATCTCCCCTTTGATCAGAATCAAGAGAGTAATTAGTAGCTTCAGATATGGTATTGCAATATAGTATGTTGATTCTGACTGAGAATAGGGTGTTTCGGATTATGCAATCTATTATGATTAGATAGGTATTGTCTTATGCTGGCATTAGGATTAATGTGCCTAAAAATATagtcacatctagccttccagatGAACCAGCAAGTAGTTTCATGGATTCTACTGTTCTTACTGGTTGTTTCAGAGGTAAACCTAGTATTCAACCAATTCAAAAACTTTGTGTTGTGATCAAACAACCCATGGGAAGGGCAAAGCAATAGTTGCCATACTGAAGTAGCCACATGACAATTTAGAAACATATGTGTCATATTTTCCTCACCACGTTTGCATAAATTGCATATTGGATCAATAAGTGTAGAACGCTTGCATTTTAGCATTTGTAGGAAAGATTCCATGAGCTCTAGATAAAATTTTTGATAACTGAAAAAATGTCCATTTTCCACAGGATTTCCCAATATCCAGTCTGAAGATAATTCCTGTAAAGATAATCCGTTTTAGACTTGTAAAGTGATTTCATTGTAAAGTTTCCAGAGTCAGTTAGGTTCAAACAATTGTATCTTCATGTAATAATTTTGTGGATTAACTCAGCAATGTGATCAAAAGTAAACCAAGTGGTAATGAGATTTTTGTTCCAATCTCCACAAGGTAAGATAATATGTTCAACCAAAGTTATACCTACAGGGAAATCATCAGGTTTAGGGGTCATGGAAGAGATTAAATAGATCCAAATATTCTCCCATATTCTAATCTTTTTACCATTTCCAATCCTCCAGGACCTATGTTGTTGGATATTGTTTATACCTTCTATAATACCTCTCCAAATCCAAGAGTCTCCATCTTTTGGTTTAGTGTCCATATTTAGGACATTTCTATCAAAGAGTTACTTAGCATCCATGAGTTGAAACCAGAGAGAATACTTGTCTTTTTCCAATCTCCAACCTATTTTTGTTATCCTGTTGAAGAGCTCCATATTCTTAAAGCCTAAACCTCCCAATTCCTTTGGCTTGTAGAGTACTGTCCAGGATTTAGGGTagtaaccttttgggttatccaAGCTTTTACCcaaaaaaaatctctttgaagCTTGTTGAGGTCTTGGAAGGTTTTCTTTGGAAATTTGAAGAATTTCATCTGGTATATACTGGTAGTAGAAGTGATAGAACTTATAAGGACATGTCTGCCAGCAGGATTCAAGGGACTATTTTTCCAGCTGATCAATCTTTGTTTCAGTTTATCCACTCCAAGTCTAAAGGATAAAATCTTACTTTTGTGAGTAAAAAGAGGAGATCCCATGTATTTGTCATGAAGATTCAGAAATTGGACCCTCATATCATTTCTAATGTAGGTGCTTAGATTAGGATCAGTGTTGTTTCTAAAGAAAACACCAGACTTGTTGAAGTTGATTAGCTGACCAGAAGTTTCACTGAATGTTTTGAAAATATCCATTAGATTTTGGCTTTCAATCTTATTGACTTTGCAGAATACCATGCAGACATCAGCAAACAAGAGATGATTGATGGGAGGAGTATTCTTGCGGATTTTTATACCAGTGATTatccccaaatcttcagcatggGAAAGAGTTCTTGAAAGGGCTTCCATACAGAATACAAAGAGATAAGGTGATAGAGAATCACCTTGTCTTAATCCTCTGgatggtttgaaaaacttattagGAGAACCATTGACTAGAACATCAGAGGTGGTAGTAGAAATATACTGGTGAATTAAGCCACACCAGTGGGAGTTAAGCTCCATTCTTTTCATAATGGCTATAAGAAAATTCCAGTCAACTTTGTCAAAAGCTTTAGCCATGTCAATTTTAATGCCCGtgctaccatttttttttcctctttgatacCTCATGGAATGaatgatctcatgagatatagCAATATTGTCAGAAATTTGTCTACTAGGTATAAAGGATGATTGGTATAAGATAAGGTTTCATTCTCTGAGCAATTAATTTGGATATGATCTTATAGGTTGTATTGCATAGACTAATGGGTCTGAAATGGCTAGGAGAAGAAGGGGTGTCAGTTTTGGGTATGAGAGAGATGAAAGTGGAATTCATTTCTTTGAGATCGAATGTGACCAGAAGAGAAGAAATGTTGGAACATCTTAACAATGTCAGTACCCTAGATATCCTAATTAGCTTGGAAGAAGTTTGCAGAAAAACCATCAGCTCCTAGAGCTTTGTCACCTGCCATACTGAAGATGATATTCTTTATTTCAGACATATTTGGGGTTTTGTTCAGGAGAGAGTTGTCTTGATGGTTGATGGTAGCTGGTACAAGGTGTATAATGTCAGGGTTTATCTTAATGTGTTCAGCAGTAGACATTTTGGAGAAGTAGTTGGTGAAGCAAGCTACAACCTCCTGATAATCAGATATGCATTCTCCAACTTCAGTTTGTATAGAATCTATTATATTTCTTCTAATTCTGCATTTCGTAGCACTGTGGAAGTAGTCAGTGTTTCTGTCCCCTAATTAGATAATTTGATCACTGCTCTTAGTCTTCCAGAATCATTCTTCAATATCTAGCCAGTGTTTGAGGTTCTTTCTAGCAGTTTTAAGGGCATCTCCTATATCCCTTCTGAAATAATTTTTGTGGAGCCAATCCAAATGGTTTTTGCAGTCTTCCACATTAGTTTTGATGTTACCATACACCTCTTTGTTCCAAATTCTCATTTGAAGTTTGATATATTTGAGTTTCTTAGCTATAAGAAAAGAATTAGAACCAGAGAGATCTTTTCTCCATCAGCTATTATTTTCTTACAATCTTCATGTTTAAGCCAAGGGCCAAAGAACTTGAATGGGATTTACCATTCTTCCAAAGAGGATTAGAATTTAAGAAGATGGGATGGTGATCAGACCCTATGTCCAACATATTTGATATGGTAATGTGTGGAAATAGGAGTATCCAGCTATCAGTTTCCATTCCCCTATCTAGTCTTTGTTCAGTGAGAGAAGGACCAGTTCTTTTGTTGGACCAAGTACATGGGCATTCTGTAAAGCCAATATCTACCAAATCCAAGTCTAGGA encodes:
- the LOC113352263 gene encoding uncharacterized protein LOC113352263 is translated as MAKAFDKVDWNFLIAIMKRMELNSHWCGLIHQYISTTTSDVLVNGSPNKFFKPSRGLRQGDSLSPYLFVFCMEALSRTLSHAEDLGIITGIKIRKNTPPINHLLFADVCMVFCKVNKIESQNLMDIFKTFSETSGQLINFNKSGVFFRNNTDPNLSTYIRNDMRVQFLNLHDKYMGSPLFTHKSKILSFRLGVDKLKQRLISWKNSPLNPAGRHVLISSITSTTSIYQMKFFKFPKKTFQDLNKLQRDFFWVKAWITQKVTTLNPGQYSTSQRNWEV